Proteins from a genomic interval of Onychostoma macrolepis isolate SWU-2019 chromosome 17, ASM1243209v1, whole genome shotgun sequence:
- the prlh2r gene encoding prolactin releasing hormone 2 receptor, producing the protein MDYLHNESWTNVTLDASASSFSGLQLLMDLKPLFIPLYAMLVLVACSGNLLLLILIGLNKKLHSTTNFLIGNLALVDLVMCLFCVPLTAFYAFDERGWVFGQFMCHFVTLMQTATVFAAVLSLTAIAVDRYVVVAYPIRRRGGRSFCGWLVVSIWLCALAMSTPTALHTVYLDLSATGHEMVVCEEFWQGQELSRLIYSCFFLLLSYFVPLAAVSISYCAISCHLQHRATPRLMAATPSNQEKWGRKRHKTFRLLLVSVLSFAFSWLPLQVVNLIRDLDTDFAILSKNHVNVIQVSCHLLAMSSACYNPFIYASLHNKFLSYLCQNIFQRRKPHRTQSSLTTSSRILRLNTSSTLADIPMTISKISQD; encoded by the coding sequence ATGGACTATCTCCATAACGAATCGTGGACAAACGTGACTTTAGATGCATCTGCCTCATCATTCAGTGGACTGCAGCTCCTGATGGACCTGAAGCCACTCTTCATCCCTTTGTATGCCATGCTCGTCCTGGTAGCTTGCTCTGGAAAtcttctcctcctcatcctcatcgGACTGAACAAGAAACTTCACAGCACTACAAACTTCCTCATCGGTAACTTGGCCCTGGTTGACCTGGTTATGTGCCTGTTCTGCGTTCCTCTGACTGCGTTTTACGCCTTTGATGAGCGTGGTTGGGTTTTTGGCCAGTTTATGTGTCATTTTGTTACCCTGATGCAGACCGCGACCGTGTTTGCAGCAGTTCTGTCATTAACTGCCATTGCGGTGGACCGATACGTGGTGGTCGCATACCCGATTCGCCGTCGCGGAGGTCGTTCCTTCTGCGGGTGGTTGGTGGTCAGCATATGGCTCTGTGCGTTAGCAATGTCCACCCCAACAGCTCTGCACACGGTCTACCTGGATCTGAGCGCAACAGGTCATGAAATGGTGGTTTGTGAGGAGTTCTGGCAGGGGCAGGAGCTCAGTCGTCTAATATATTCATGTTTCTTCCTGCTCCTTTCTTATTTCGTTCCTCTAGCAGCAGTTTCCATATCCTACTGTGCAATCTCCTGCCACCTGCAACACCGAGCTACGCCTCGGCTCATGGCCGCTACACCTTCCAACCAGGAAAAATGGGGGCGCAAGAGGCATAAGACGTTTCGACTCCTACTGGTGTCTGTTCTGTCATTCGCGTTCTCCTGGCTTCCCTTGCAGGTGGTCAACCTTATACGCGACCTGGACACCGACTTCGCCATCCTGAGCAAGAATCACGTCAATGTGATCCAGGTGTCATGCCACTTGTTAGCCATGAGCTCGGCTTGCTACAACCCCTTCATTTATGCTTCTCTGCACAACAAGTTTCTGTCATATCTATGCCAGAACATATTTCAAAGAAGAAAACCTCATCGTACTCAGAGCAGCCTCACAACCTCCAGCCGAATACTTCGCTTGAATACTTCTAGTACTCTAGCTGACATTCCCATGACCATTAGCAAGATTTCACAAGACTGA